In Holophagales bacterium, one DNA window encodes the following:
- a CDS encoding carbon starvation protein A, which translates to MSLPLLAIGFLALLALAYTLYGGWIARQLGVDDGRATPAHTRSDGVDFVPTSRSYLFAQHFSAIAAAGPIAGPILAAQAFGWGPCLLWIGLGVVLIGAVHDFAALAASVRHGARSIAEITREHLGGAAGRAIMAFIWIALVYVIVAFADITAGTFVAGTEELQQGGVSFHPGGAVAIASVMYLGLSIVLGIVERFLKPPLWLSTVIFVPATFAVAWMGTRLSTLLVLDHRTWAVLIVVYCAVASVTPVWALLQPRGYLGGYVLYSALALGTIGILFGGYEVKMPVFRAWEIGGLTGSLFPFLFVTIACGACSGFHGLVCSGTTSKQIDRESHMHAVGYGAMLAEGFVAVIALVTVMIAAPAEIKGLAPGTIYGNGIGRFMTLLIGEDHLAFAVTFGAMAFSTFVFDTLDVCTRLGRYLLQELFGWQGRIGALAATLLTMALPLYFLLFSGTGAWVKFWTLFGASNQLLAALTLLSLTVWLRHEKKPYLFTLLPMLFVLTITLWALIRLAAGNLAASHGLGVEAVNGAAAAILATLALFLLVQSLRRGAHAARA; encoded by the coding sequence ATGAGCCTGCCGCTTCTCGCCATCGGCTTCCTGGCGCTGCTCGCGCTCGCCTACACGCTCTACGGCGGCTGGATCGCCCGCCAGCTCGGGGTCGACGACGGCCGTGCGACGCCGGCACACACCCGGAGCGACGGCGTGGACTTCGTGCCGACCTCGCGCTCGTACCTCTTCGCCCAGCACTTCTCGGCGATCGCCGCCGCCGGTCCGATCGCCGGACCGATCCTCGCGGCCCAGGCCTTCGGCTGGGGACCGTGCCTGCTGTGGATCGGCCTCGGCGTGGTGCTGATCGGCGCGGTGCACGACTTCGCGGCGCTCGCCGCCTCGGTGCGCCACGGTGCGCGCTCGATCGCCGAGATCACCCGCGAGCACCTCGGCGGTGCGGCCGGGCGGGCGATCATGGCGTTCATCTGGATCGCGCTCGTCTACGTCATCGTCGCTTTCGCCGACATCACCGCCGGGACCTTCGTCGCCGGCACCGAGGAGCTGCAGCAGGGGGGCGTCTCGTTCCACCCGGGCGGGGCCGTGGCGATCGCCAGCGTGATGTACCTCGGGCTCTCGATCGTCCTCGGCATCGTCGAACGGTTCCTCAAGCCGCCGCTCTGGCTCTCCACGGTGATCTTCGTCCCGGCGACCTTCGCGGTGGCCTGGATGGGAACGCGCCTCTCGACGCTGCTCGTCCTCGATCACCGGACCTGGGCGGTGCTGATCGTCGTCTACTGTGCCGTGGCTTCGGTCACGCCGGTCTGGGCGCTGCTCCAGCCGCGCGGCTACCTCGGCGGCTACGTGCTCTATTCGGCGCTGGCCCTCGGGACGATCGGCATTCTCTTCGGCGGCTACGAGGTGAAGATGCCGGTTTTCCGCGCCTGGGAGATCGGCGGCCTGACCGGTTCGCTCTTCCCGTTCCTCTTCGTCACCATCGCCTGCGGGGCGTGCTCCGGCTTCCACGGCCTGGTCTGTTCGGGGACGACCTCCAAGCAGATCGACCGCGAGTCGCACATGCATGCGGTCGGCTACGGGGCGATGCTCGCCGAGGGGTTCGTCGCCGTGATCGCCCTGGTGACGGTGATGATCGCGGCGCCGGCGGAGATCAAGGGGCTGGCACCAGGCACCATCTACGGCAACGGAATCGGGCGCTTCATGACGCTGTTGATCGGCGAAGACCATCTCGCCTTCGCCGTGACCTTCGGCGCGATGGCCTTCTCGACCTTCGTCTTCGACACGCTCGACGTCTGCACCCGCCTCGGGCGCTACCTGCTGCAGGAGCTCTTCGGCTGGCAGGGTCGGATCGGAGCGCTCGCCGCGACGCTGCTGACGATGGCGTTGCCGCTCTACTTCCTGCTGTTCAGCGGCACGGGGGCGTGGGTGAAGTTCTGGACCCTATTCGGTGCCTCGAACCAGTTGCTCGCCGCCCTCACGCTGCTCTCGCTCACCGTCTGGTTGCGCCACGAGAAGAAGCCGTACCTCTTCACCCTCCTGCCGATGCTCTTCGTGCTGACGATCACGCTCTGGGCGCTCATCCGCCTGGCGGCCGGCAATCTCGCGGCCAGCCACGGCCTGGGGGTCGAGGCGGTCAACGGTGCGGCGGCGGCGATCCTGGCGACGCTGGCGCTCTTCCTGCTCGTCCAGTCGCTGCGCCGCGGCGCGCACGCGGCGCGCGCCTGA
- a CDS encoding amino acid permease yields MRTKGLDDILKSSETGEGLKRTLGPVSLTLLGIGAVIGAGIFSSVGTAAAGGAQHLGAGPAIMLSFVLTAVACSFAALCYAELASMVPISGSAYTYSYATLGELVAWIIGWDLIIEYAVGNIAVAISWSGYFQELLRGFGFEWPGWLGLDYRTAAQAARQVGEAVAQGQDPTATLGVATVRMAEALTHAPRLFGVPLVLNLPAFAIVMLLTLILVRGVRESAGFNNWMVGLKLAIIGFFVCFGAFYVKPANWSPFAPNGFAGMATAAALVFFAYIGFDAVSTAAEETRNPERDLPIAILGSLAICTVIYIAVAAVLTGMLPWNQLGTAEPLATAFSALGMNWPALVISLGAVFATTSVLLVFQMGQPRIFFSMARDGMLPGWAAKIHPRYRTPHVTTWLTGWFVAVFAAVANINEVVELTNIGTLFAFLLVCIGVTVLRHKDPHRRRAFRVPGGPWLVPMLGAACCIFLMVYLPPASWWRFVGWLVLGAAIYCSYSWSGSVIGRAAGRPHRAPVSMQTMAIGFLLAAVGLFTIPHDAGPLRLLAEARDAAAIDHARALAGLLAIGGGVAAVIAGASGFRRVLSHHSSK; encoded by the coding sequence ATGCGGACCAAGGGGCTCGACGACATCCTCAAGTCGTCGGAGACGGGGGAGGGGCTCAAGCGCACGCTGGGGCCGGTGTCGCTGACGCTGCTCGGCATCGGCGCGGTGATCGGCGCCGGGATCTTCTCGAGCGTCGGCACGGCCGCGGCCGGCGGAGCCCAGCATCTCGGCGCCGGCCCGGCGATCATGCTCTCGTTCGTGCTCACCGCCGTGGCCTGCAGCTTCGCGGCGCTCTGTTACGCCGAGCTCGCCTCGATGGTGCCGATCTCCGGCTCGGCCTACACCTACTCCTACGCCACGCTCGGCGAGCTCGTCGCCTGGATCATCGGCTGGGACCTCATCATCGAGTACGCCGTGGGCAACATCGCCGTGGCGATCTCCTGGTCGGGCTACTTCCAGGAGCTCCTGCGCGGCTTCGGCTTCGAGTGGCCGGGCTGGCTGGGGCTGGACTACCGCACCGCCGCCCAGGCGGCGCGCCAGGTGGGAGAGGCGGTGGCCCAGGGGCAGGATCCGACGGCCACCCTCGGGGTCGCCACCGTGCGCATGGCCGAGGCGCTCACCCACGCGCCCCGGCTCTTCGGCGTGCCGCTGGTGCTCAACCTGCCGGCCTTCGCCATCGTCATGCTGCTCACCCTGATCCTGGTCCGCGGCGTGCGCGAGAGCGCCGGCTTCAACAACTGGATGGTCGGGCTGAAGCTGGCGATCATCGGCTTCTTCGTCTGCTTCGGCGCCTTCTACGTCAAGCCGGCGAACTGGTCGCCCTTCGCCCCGAACGGTTTCGCGGGAATGGCCACCGCCGCGGCCCTGGTCTTCTTCGCCTACATCGGCTTCGACGCCGTTTCGACGGCAGCCGAGGAAACGCGCAACCCCGAGCGCGATCTGCCGATCGCCATCCTCGGCAGCCTGGCGATCTGTACGGTGATCTACATCGCGGTGGCCGCGGTGCTCACCGGCATGCTGCCGTGGAACCAGCTCGGCACCGCCGAGCCGCTCGCGACCGCCTTCTCGGCGCTCGGCATGAACTGGCCGGCGCTGGTCATCTCGCTCGGCGCGGTCTTCGCCACCACCTCGGTGCTGCTCGTCTTCCAGATGGGCCAGCCGCGCATCTTCTTCTCGATGGCGCGCGACGGGATGCTGCCGGGCTGGGCGGCGAAGATCCACCCCCGCTACCGCACGCCGCACGTCACCACCTGGCTGACCGGCTGGTTCGTCGCCGTCTTCGCGGCCGTGGCCAACATCAACGAGGTCGTCGAGCTGACGAACATCGGGACGCTCTTCGCCTTCCTGCTGGTGTGCATCGGGGTGACGGTGCTGCGTCACAAGGATCCGCACCGGCGCCGTGCCTTCCGCGTCCCCGGGGGTCCCTGGCTGGTGCCGATGCTCGGTGCCGCCTGCTGCATCTTTCTGATGGTCTACCTGCCGCCGGCCTCGTGGTGGCGGTTCGTCGGCTGGCTGGTGCTGGGGGCGGCGATCTACTGCTCGTATTCGTGGAGCGGCAGCGTCATCGGTCGCGCTGCCGGCCGGCCGCACCGCGCGCCGGTTTCGATGCAGACGATGGCGATCGGCTTCCTGCTCGCCGCCGTCGGGCTCTTCACCATTCCGCACGACGCCGGGCCGCTGCGTCTGCTCGCCGAGGCGCGTGACGCTGCGGCCATCGACCACGCGCGGGCGCTCGCCGGTCTGCTGGCGATCGGCGGCGGGGTCGCGGCGGTGATCGCCGGTGCCTCGGGGTTCCGTCGGGTGCTCTCGCACCACAGCTCGAAGTAA